Sequence from the Pseudomonadota bacterium genome:
AGTGGATTTAAAACCATATCAACCGGAGTTCCGTCTTCAAAATATGGCATATCTTCCTGTGGCAAAATCCTTGAAACTACTCCTTTATTACCATGCCGGCCAGCCATTTTATCACCGACCGAAAGTTTTCTTTTCATGGCAATATATATCTTAACCATCTTTATAACACCCGGTGGAAGATCATCACCCTTTTCGTATCTGCTGATGGTTTTTTCAAAACCCTCCCGGCAAAGGGTACGCTGAGATCTGTATTGTTCAAGAAGATCGTGAATCTGTTCTGTAACAGCGGCATCCTTTAAAACAATACCTTCAAGCTGAGCCACAGGAATGTCAGCAAGCATTTCTGCATCTATTTTGTCACCCTTTGCAATCAAAGCTTTTTTACCCTTTTTGACCGGGGTATTGCATATCTGGCCGTCTAAAATCTCAATAATCTGAACACGTGCTATATCTTCAATAACCGAAAGTTCATCATCACGGTTTCTCTCCAACACTTTTATTTCAGTCTCTTCTATAAAATATGTGCGTTCATCCTTATCTATTCCACGTCTTGAAAAAACCTTTGCATCAATAACAGTTCCTTCAACTCCGGGGGGAACTCTTAAGGAAGTATCTTTTACATCTCCAGCTTTTTCTCCAAATATAGCACGAAGAAGCTTTTCTTCAGGAGAAAGCTGAGTTTCGCCTTTGGGAGTAATCTTTCCAACCAGGATATCACCAGGTTTAACTTCGGCTCCAAGCCTTATGATACCGCTTTCATCAAGGTCTTTCAAAGCTTCATCGCCCACATTTGGGATATCACGAGTAATATCTTCCTTACCAAGTTTTGTATCTCTCGCTACTATTTCAAATTCTTCAATATGGACAGAGGTGTAAACACCATCTTTTACTAGTCTTTCGCTAACAAGAATTGAATCCTCAAAATTAAATCCACCCCAAGGCATAAAGGCTACAGTAACGTTTTTACCCAGAGAAAGTTCTCCTTTTTCCGTAGCAGGCCCATCGGCAATTATTTCTCCGGCTTCCACGCGCTGACCTTTTTCAACAATTGGTCGGTGATTAAAACACGTATTCTGGTTTGAACGCATATATTTTGACAGATTATTAATAGTAACATGCCTGTCATACCCTTTCTCCGAAGGATCATGAGAAAGGATTATCCGACATGCATCCACAGATTCAACCACTCCGTCGCGCTCGGCAACTACTGTAACACCGGAGTCTTTAGCTACAACTCCTTCTATACCGGTCCCGACAAGAGGGGCTTCACTAACCATAAGCGGAACAGCCTGCCGTTGCATGTTTGAACCCATTAAAGCCCTGTTTGCATCATCATTTTCAAGAAAAGGGATCAAGGAAGCGGAAACACTTACAAGCTGATTCGGGGAAACATCCATAAGTGCAACATCTTCTTTATTAACCATCATGGTTTCACCTGCCACGCGGGACGTAACAAGTGGATTTATATAGTTACCTTTTTCATCCATGGGTGCTTTCGCCTGTGCAATAGGCAAATCCTTTTCTTCAAATGCATCAAGAAATTTAACTTCATTTGTTACTGTGCCATCATTAACCACCCTGTAAGGAGTTTCGATAAATCCATAATCATTAACACGAGCATAAGTACTCAACGAAACAATAAGTCCAATATTAGGACCTTCCGGTGTTTCAATCGGGCATATACGCCCGTAGTGGGAAGGATGAACATCTCTTACCTCAAATCCGGCCCGTTCACGTGTTAATCCCCCTGGGCCAAGTGCGCTTAATCTTCTCTTGTGGGTAGTCTCGGAAAGTGGGTTCGTCTGATCCATAAACTGGCTTAACTGGCTTGTGCCAAAAAACTCTTTAACAATCGCAGCTACAGGCTTGGGATTGATAAGATCATGAGGCATAAGGGTATCAACTTCTTGTAAGCTCATTCTCTCTTTTATAGCTCTTTCCATACGTACCAAACCGATACGGTATTGATTTTCTAGAAGCTCACCTACCGCTCTAATCCGGCGGTTACCAAGATGGTCGATATCATCAACAATTCCTTGTGAATCTCTTAATTCTATTAAAGTTTTTGCTGTAAGAAGAATATCTTCTTTTCTTAAGATCTTTAGATCTGGGTAAGATTCAATACCTAAACGCTGGTTTATTTTTACTCTTCCTACACTCGAAAGATCATAATATGCTGTTTTAAAAAATAAATTGTCGATAAAATTCTGAGCAACCTCGGGTGTTACCGGATTGCCGGGCCTAAGCCTCCTGTATATTTCAACAAGCGCTTCTTCTTTTGAACTTACTTTATCTACAGCCAAAGTTTTTCTTATTGAGTCGCTGCTCGACATAACATCAGAAAATAGTGTCCCGAATTCATTGATACCGGCATCATTCAGTTTTGAGATCAACTTTTCAGTGACCGTATCATTTGCCTTGACTATAGGCTTATTCGTTCCAGGTTCATAAATAGTATATGCAAAGGCTCTTTCAATAATATCTTCAATATTTATTGGTATTGTACCCATTTTGGATGATATCAGCTTCTTTATAAGCTTTGGAGTATATGGGCGACCTTTTTTAGCTAGTATTTCACCAGTTTCCGGATCTTTAATATCACGTGTAAATTTCTGATCTTTGCATAAATCTTCTCTAAGTTCTTTATATAAGCTTTTTCCACGTATGATTATCTTCTCACTCTTATAAAAATATGAGAGAAGATCTTCAGGCGTATATCCAAATGCTTTAAAGAAAATCGTGATAGGAAACTTGCGTCTTCTGTCTATTCTTATATAGACTATATCTTTTGGATCAATCTCAAGATCTATCCATGACCCGCGCACAGGTATTATTCTCGAACTGTAAATAATTTTGCCGCTTGAATGGGTTTTCCCCTTATCATGGTCAAAAAACACCCCGGACGATCTGTGAAGCTGTCCAACAACAACCCTTTCGGTCCCATTGACAATAAAAGTGCCTTTATTTGTCATAAGGGGAACCGTTCCAAAATAAATCTCCTGCTCTTTTATGTCACGAATACTTGAAATACCGGTTTCCTTGTCAACATCATAAACAACAAGCCTTACGGTTATGCGTACAGCTATTTCATAAGTCATACCTCTGTGTATGCATTCCCCAACACCATGTTTTATCTCTCCGAATCTATAGGATACATACTCAAGAGAAGCGCTCCCTGTATAATCTTTTATTGGGAACACCGATTTAAATACTGCCTGAAGCCCGATATCTTCCCGTTTTTCAGGAGCAACATCCATTTGCAATAAACGTTTATATGATTCCAGCTGCATCCCTATCAGATCAGGTATTTCAACAATTCTTTGGATCTGACCGAAATTTTTTCTTAGCCTTTTTTTTGCCAAAAGCCTTTCCGACATTGCATCTCCCTTTTAGATGAGGGGCTTTTTACAAACCCCTCAAATACAATTACTATATAGCGGAATTATAAAAATAGTTCTTTCGGTTATTTTATTTCGACCTGGGCGCCGGATTCTTCAAGCTGTGCTTTGATCTTGTCCGCCTCTTCTTTTGATATACCCTCTTTTACTGCTTTTGGAATTTCATCAACAAGAGTTTTTGCCTCTTTTAGGCCAAGACCTGTAATTGCTCTTACTTCTTTGATGATCTGAATCTTTTTGTCACCATGCGAAGTCAGAATAACAGAAAATTCTGTCTGCTCTTCGGCTTGAGATTCAGCTGCAGCCGGACCAGCTGCGGCTACCATTGCCACAGGAGCTGCCGCAGATACGCCGAACTTTTCTTCCAACTCCTTAATAAGCTCGGACAAATCGAGAACTGACATGCTAGCTATAAATTCAATAACATCTTCTTTAGTAATATCTGACATTTTAATTATTCCTCCAAATTATTCAAAATCCTCCGCAGCAAGCTGCAGGAATTATTTACGATAACATAATGAATCTTTTATCTTCCGGCTTATCCCAAAATAGTAATCAAGCCGCTTCTTTCTGTTCTTTAATCGCCTGTAAAGCATATAAAAACTGCTTTGGTATTTCGCAAAGTGTCCTGACAAATGCTGTCGGCACACCATTCATCGCCGAAAGCAATTGAGCTAAAAGCACTTCCCGGGGTGGCATGGTTGATAATGCCTTAATTGCATTAAAATCAAGCGCTTTCCCGTCTAATAAACCAGCTTTAATAGTCAGGTTCTTATTGGTTTCAGCAAATTTTATAAGTATCTTTGCAGGAGCTACAGGATCATCGTAGCTTAAAGCAACCGCGGTAGGACCCTTGAAACTGTCTTTAATCAAAACCGCACCGGTATTTTCAGATGCTCTCTCAAGAAGAGAATTTTTTACTACTCTGTATTCT
This genomic interval carries:
- the rpoB gene encoding DNA-directed RNA polymerase subunit beta, yielding MSERLLAKKRLRKNFGQIQRIVEIPDLIGMQLESYKRLLQMDVAPEKREDIGLQAVFKSVFPIKDYTGSASLEYVSYRFGEIKHGVGECIHRGMTYEIAVRITVRLVVYDVDKETGISSIRDIKEQEIYFGTVPLMTNKGTFIVNGTERVVVGQLHRSSGVFFDHDKGKTHSSGKIIYSSRIIPVRGSWIDLEIDPKDIVYIRIDRRRKFPITIFFKAFGYTPEDLLSYFYKSEKIIIRGKSLYKELREDLCKDQKFTRDIKDPETGEILAKKGRPYTPKLIKKLISSKMGTIPINIEDIIERAFAYTIYEPGTNKPIVKANDTVTEKLISKLNDAGINEFGTLFSDVMSSSDSIRKTLAVDKVSSKEEALVEIYRRLRPGNPVTPEVAQNFIDNLFFKTAYYDLSSVGRVKINQRLGIESYPDLKILRKEDILLTAKTLIELRDSQGIVDDIDHLGNRRIRAVGELLENQYRIGLVRMERAIKERMSLQEVDTLMPHDLINPKPVAAIVKEFFGTSQLSQFMDQTNPLSETTHKRRLSALGPGGLTRERAGFEVRDVHPSHYGRICPIETPEGPNIGLIVSLSTYARVNDYGFIETPYRVVNDGTVTNEVKFLDAFEEKDLPIAQAKAPMDEKGNYINPLVTSRVAGETMMVNKEDVALMDVSPNQLVSVSASLIPFLENDDANRALMGSNMQRQAVPLMVSEAPLVGTGIEGVVAKDSGVTVVAERDGVVESVDACRIILSHDPSEKGYDRHVTINNLSKYMRSNQNTCFNHRPIVEKGQRVEAGEIIADGPATEKGELSLGKNVTVAFMPWGGFNFEDSILVSERLVKDGVYTSVHIEEFEIVARDTKLGKEDITRDIPNVGDEALKDLDESGIIRLGAEVKPGDILVGKITPKGETQLSPEEKLLRAIFGEKAGDVKDTSLRVPPGVEGTVIDAKVFSRRGIDKDERTYFIEETEIKVLERNRDDELSVIEDIARVQIIEILDGQICNTPVKKGKKALIAKGDKIDAEMLADIPVAQLEGIVLKDAAVTEQIHDLLEQYRSQRTLCREGFEKTISRYEKGDDLPPGVIKMVKIYIAMKRKLSVGDKMAGRHGNKGVVSRILPQEDMPYFEDGTPVDMVLNPL
- the rplL gene encoding 50S ribosomal protein L7/L12, which codes for MSDITKEDVIEFIASMSVLDLSELIKELEEKFGVSAAAPVAMVAAAGPAAAESQAEEQTEFSVILTSHGDKKIQIIKEVRAITGLGLKEAKTLVDEIPKAVKEGISKEEADKIKAQLEESGAQVEIK
- the rplJ gene encoding 50S ribosomal protein L10, with the translated sequence MNLEEKKKIAENFHEKLSRAKVVILTDYKGLNVEAISDLRKKLREFQIEYRVVKNSLLERASENTGAVLIKDSFKGPTAVALSYDDPVAPAKILIKFAETNKNLTIKAGLLDGKALDFNAIKALSTMPPREVLLAQLLSAMNGVPTAFVRTLCEIPKQFLYALQAIKEQKEAA